tGGGCAGCTTCTATTTCGGGTTCTCCACCCGCGGCCACCTTGCTAAAGGAAGCCACCAGCTTCTGGTACACCAAGGCCTCCATGGGCACACTTTGGCTCTCGTCCAGGAGGCCACCATCTCCGCGATCGCCCTCCTCGTCGATCTCAAATTTGTTGATAATCTGCTGACAGCTGGCCGAGATCTGGGCCTTCAGTTGACCCTTTCTTTCGCCACCCTCCAGATCAGAGCTCGTGTAGTCCGAGGAGTCGTAGGAATCGGACCACGTGTCCTCGCTGCTCAGGTACTCCACTATTTCGCGCACCTGCTCATCATTTATGCCCGGCACTGTCTTCATCAGTCGGGTCAGCTCGTTCTCGAAGTAGGCCAATTGAGCTGGCCGGGATTTGGCCAATCTGCGCTGGGAACTGGGCGTGGTGCTTTGGACCTGACCCTGATTGGGAGTGGTGGGCTTACTCTGTTGTGCATTGGCAGTGGCCACAATCAAAGTCTTGAAGAACTGCCTCATCTTGCTCATCATGAGGTTGGTCTCCTCATCGGAACTCCAGTTGTTGAAGCTATCTTTTCTTACCAGGTTGGGCAGGGTTAGGTTCCTTAATTGGCTGGTTAGAGGAGTGGAAGCCGCAGCAGCTGCCGAAGTGCTGGGAAGATCCATCTTGGCCAGACTGATCTGGCTGTGAGCCGGTTCCCGATCCTCGCTGATCTGCTCCAGAGCAGGCGTTGGACTCTTAGGTGGCTCACAATCCGGAGCCGCCTTCAGCAGATCATCGTTGCTGCCCACGAAGCCACTATCCCGGCTGTggtggtgttgttgttgttgcttcttGGCCTGGGATTGCATCTGCACCTGGttaccaccaccaccgccaccCGGAGTGGGTGTCCGACACTCAGAGGGCTCCAGATCGTGCAGCTTCTTCTCGTCCAGGGAGTCGTGGCGCTTGCGCAGCTGCTTCTTTCGCTTTATGGTGTCCGAGGAGGAGCCATCCGAGGCTCCGGCATTGGCCAGATGGATCACAGTATCGTCACAGCCCGCCTCCGATTCGGATGTGTCCTCCACAGTCGCGGCGGCTGATCCTCCCGCTGATGTTACAGTGGCATCCAGGGTATCCGTTTCCGGCAGCAGGAGATTGTCCAGGGATGAGTTGTGACTCCTGGGAGTTCCCCTGGCTCTCACCAGTCGTTTCCTTCGCTGGCTGGGACTCGGGTGACCCTCACTATCGCTGCCCACACTGCCTCCACTCTCATCGCTTTCCGCCTGCTTGTCGGAGCTATTAAAGCCCATGAAGCCGGAGAGAAAGTACTTTTCCAACCGGGAAGAGGCCAGATCGGAGGCTCCACTGGTGTCCAGCAGCTGATCCTCGTGCGGCAGGGAGTCCAGACTCTCGGAGCACTCGGAACTCACCTCGGAGGCGGTGTCATCTCCGCGGGTATCGATGGAACTCATCACCCGGCCATCGCCCAGTCCAAAGAAGAAGTACTTCTCCAGTTCGGAGGCACTCAGGCGGTGGTGATGCTGCAGGGTGCGCTGCCTCCTTCGCTCGGCCAGATCCTCATCCTCCATCTCGGCATCTTCGTTGTCCGCCCTCATGGAGGCCACCTCGCTCTCCTCGCAGCTCTCCTCCACTATTGTGTGCAGGGTGAAGTCAATGGCGGATCTGTTGTAGCCCCTCAGCTCCTCCTCCCTGTCCAGATAGCCATGTCGCCTGGCTCCTCCCTCAATCTCGCCATCCGCATCCTCGGAATCCGTCGCCGTGGGCGTGGTGGTGGCATTGCTCAGCTCCTCATCCTCATCTTCACCTCGCTGGCTAAGTTCCTCCACCCAGGAGTCATCATCCGCCAGGCCATCCTCCACACTGATCTCAGGCACAGCGGGCGCATCGTTTAGCGAGTCCACACTGTACGATTCGCGATCACTGCTCACGAGTTCCAAGGCGCGAAATGAGTCACCCGCAAAGTTCTGGCCAAAAGAGTTGCTGCTGGAGGGGCCtttgttgctggtgttgctgtggtgtatgttgctgctgttgctgctgttgctgctgctgtttgcCATTTCGTAATCGCCAGCTGCACTTTCATTGTCTTTGGTGATCATGACCAAACTGCGATACTTGGCGGAAAGTGAATTTTTGGGCGAAGCCAGTTCGCTGGGCAATGTTGCAGGTGTGTcaggtgttgctgctgctgctgatgctgctgctgctccaaCTGATGATGCTGTTGCACTTGGGGTATTTTGCTGATGGCTACCGAATATCTTGTCGTAGTCACACTCGTTTTCACCACTCACATTTGAATTCACACTCACTACGTCACTCGAACCGCTATTCCACGTCTTTTTTTGTGCTGCGAAAGCGTCATTATTATTATGGCCAAgttcgctgttgttgttgttactaGTGTTTTCTTTATAGCTATTATCGTTGTTGTTCGTGGTATTGTTGTTGCCGCTTAGGAGCGCCGAGCGTGGAGCAACCGCAACGTTTAACATTTCATTTTCGACTGGCGACTCCAGAGACTCCGGTTTCGCTTCAAACCGATGATATTGCCGCTGCTCGCGAGCGACTTTTGCAGGTAGCAATTCCAGAATGCTCTCTTCTACCTGCTCAGGTGGGCAGCCCAAACTCGCCGGAGTTGCCGAGAGTGAATCCAGCGAGTAGTCACTGTTGTTGTCGTTTATTTTGCATGCTTGACTGCATGTGCCGACCCTCTGTTCGGTGTGCTCGGTTTGCTCAGCTGTTCTGCCACTCTGCTCATCGCtatttgcctttgcctttgcctcTGCTTTTTCGTTTACCTGCTCTGGCCAGCAGGTGAGACCCAGCTCATTAGAGGGGCTTTTCCGAGAAGGGCTGCACTCGTCGGGTTTCCCTGGACTACCTGAGTGGGTGGCAGCCACATGAGTGCCATTTCCACCAGCACTGCTATCACCCTTGGACAGCTGCAGATCCTCATTGATTTCGGCCACTCCCTGGCGCAAACGCTGCAGCTTCATCTCCAGCTGGGAATTCTGCTTGTGCAGCTCCAGCAGTCGGTTGACATCGTTCGAGATGCTGTGCAGCTCATCGCAGGCGGCCAGGGCATCGCTAGATTCCATCACCTGGCTGTGGCATCGCTCTAATTGCTGATCATCCCCCTCGTCTGGCAGCGATCGCATGTGCTGCAGCACCACGCCGGCGGAGGCGTCATCCGTCTGCCCGCCCACCACCACAATGCAGTTGGCCAGCTCATCGCTTGAGTTGGCAACACGGCGTTCACTTTCATCAtcatcctcctcctcttcGTCACTCGATTGGCAATCACGTGCAGCCGGCGcatccacctcctcctccgccttcTTGGCCTCCTCCTCTAGCGGTTTCACATAGTTCAATACAATCCCACAATCCGTGCGCTCGGTGTCCGTATCATTGTCGGATGAGTCTTCTAAATTGGCCTCGGAGGAGGACAGTGAATCACCCTCGGTGGAGGAACTGCGTCTCACCCGGGCGCCAGGCTGTCGATTCACTATGAACACCTTGTTGAATCTCCTCCTCTTGGGCCGGCGATCGCGCACTGTGCCCGTATCATCCGAGTCACAGGATTCTGAGCTGGAACTGGAGTTGGAGCTGGAGCTACTGGAGCTGGAATCGCTGGTGGTGCTGTGGTGGCGCTGCTCCTCGGGAAGAACCACTGGATCTTGCTGCTCCTCCATCATTTCCGCCACATTGTAGCTCCTCTGGGTGGTCTTACGTGGTTTAGGTTGCTCCTGCTCTCGCTCCGGATCAAGATTCTCCTCCCGATCCCCCTCCTCCTgactgctgttgctgctggcctCATCTGGACTGCTGGCCGCATAGCTCTCGCTCTGCAGATGGGcagaaaccgaaaccgaaggCGATGCCGATGCCTCATCGGACATCTTGATGTGCTCTATAAGTCGATTGGAGGACAAATTCTTGGCAATCTCCGCTGCCGCCGCCAACCGCTGATCTATGTGCTCGGGGTGCTGGGCTCTGGGTCTGGGATTGGTATTGGGATTGGGACAGCCACTTTTAGCCACATTTCCAACAGCATTTTCGACTGCAAGTCCGCCGAAACGAGTTATTACCGCAGGAGCCGCAGCTCTAGTTGctgtttgtgtttgtgttgctgttgttgttgctgccgctgctgctgctgctgttggtacTTGATTTTTATGTATATTCGTTTCCACTTCTTCGTGGCTGTTTTTACTGGCCAGGTAGGTTTGTGTTGTTGCCCCTGGCTGGGTTTCGCATAGATTTCGGCTCTGGTATTTGCTGGCCACTCTCAGAGCGCTTCCCTTTGTGGATGTcgctggtgttgctgttgatattgctgctgctgccgctgccgctgctgctgctgggctcTTATCTATACTGGCAACATGTGCCTGAACGGCGGGCACTGGCAATGTGCCGGTTTTATCATAAACATTACACAATCTACCCGTTGTGGGCGTtgcgttgttgttgttgttgctgttgttaatcttggtgttgctgctgctcttgGTGTTGCTGTCGTCGCTCtcgctgttgttgctgctgctgctgctgccgcgaCGCGCGTTGCTCGTTTCTGGTTGCTCACCCGTCGGCGAACGCGACGCTACTAAACTTGTTGGCTTTGGCTTGAAAGCATTGCTGGCcatttgttgctgctgctgctgctgttgttggtattgctgttgctgttgctgctgttgttgctgcatCGAGTTGGCAGCTCGCTTGGGACTGGCCAGCGTTTCCAGACTCCGTCCCGCAGTGCCATAGCCCGAAGTGctggacgaggaggaggaggatatGGTCGAGCAGAGGGACTGCGTCATCAGCGATCCCAGCGAGGCACTCAGCTCTGGGGCCGAGGACTTAAATCCACCCAGGCCCAATCCTCTCAAGCGTTGCGGCATCATAGGCGGCGGAGTGGTGGGCAGTTGTTGGTAACTCTTGCTGGTCACCGGCGGCGTTGCATCAaacatgttgctgctggcagCCGCAAATTGCTGCGAGTAGGCTGCAACTATGGCGGCAAATTGCTGCTGGTGGCCGGCTGCCTTCCACAGCTGCTGCAGACTGGCGGCCAGCTGCTCGTCCTGTTCCAGGAGAGGATTACCGGCTGCATCGGGCCAATTGGGATAGGCGGCCATGGGCACGGGAATGGGCACGGGCACAGGGATGGGCACATACTgcggttgctgctgctgttgctggttgGGATTGCAGCTGCATCGGTTGTGGCTGTGGTGGTGGTGATTCTTCAGGAATCGCGTCTTAATTCGGGTCTTCATGCTCAGTGGATGGGGAGGAGGTGGCACGGGTGGTGGTGTCTGATCGGAGCTGGTCTGGGAACTGCTCTCGGTGTTCAGGACAAACTCCTCATCGGTGCCCGTGTCACTCTCCCTGATCCTGGGGCAATAGGTGCTCCTCAGTGGCTGGGTGCGTCTCTGGACCAACGGAGAATCACTATCGCTGGACTGACGCCTCACACGCGGCggcggagtgggcgtggcacgggCTGTGCTATAAGCAATcatcgttgttgttgtcgttgtgGTGGTGGAGATCATGGAGGGCTCAAAGTAGTCCCAATCGCAATCCTCCACATTGCTCACAATGCTGTGACAGTGGTGCGTGGAGCAGGATGAATCCGTgtcatcctcctcctcctcctcctcttcctcttcttcGCCGTGACAGGAGGACGATGAATCCGAGTTGAGGAAGACTAACTTGAACTCGTCGGCTTCAACGCTATACTgcgactgctgctgctggcgtcCGTGTTGAGTGGAACACCTGAAGTCCAGCTCCGATGACGATGACGTTTCCATGGCATCGCCCCCTCCTAATCCACCGGTATCACCGGAAACCACCgacagctgctgctgctgcacgcCTGTGAAGTAGCCGGGGATGAAGTTTCGGGCAAATAAGTTCGGAGACAACCACTTTGACGTTGACCAACACCACGAAAAGGTACGCAAATACCGGTTattaaaaaacacacacaggTGAAATACTGGTTAGCCGGAGGAGGGTGAGTTTTTCCGCACCAAAGTTATGGGTTGCAGATGGGTTAGTTTGGGTGGTTGTTTAACAAAAACTTATAGCTAGCATGGGTTAAGCTTCGTTACACCGAAAAACCGCAGATATTAATAGATACCAAAGGTTATACACACACAAAAGCAGGCAGTTCGAAGGAGTGTTAGTCATTTTATCTAGCCCAATTTATAGATTGTTATCTAGGCTGTGAATGGGGATCTACACACCTTGCACTGAAATCGAATGTGATTTCACTAATATAATCAATTTAATTGATATCCCAGTACTAGGCAGGTACATTCCCCATGCAATATAGTATTAATTACTGTTTATAAGTAACTATTGGTTTATCAAAAGAAGTTTTAATCTACTAGTAAAcatatcatttttcgtattATGTCTGAAATTCTATTGCCTATTGAATCCTATaaacaaatgtattttatttgtttcactGACTAATACAATACCAACACAATATTGCCATGCAATAAGCCTTTTCTTTTCTGGGAACAGGAAATCTAATAGCATATCATGTCAACATTATGGGGAAATTCAAACCAAGATCAAAACAGCACAGCCAGAAGCAAAAAAAGAACGTAAGTGGTTTCCAAAAAAGAACAGCCACTACCTCGAGGATATGAAAGCATACTATACTTTAGAGCTACTCACTTCATCCTGACCAAAATTAAACATTCCCAAAATCATTTCCCCTGCCGTTTAAGTACCCATCTTGACAGGAAGCAGTTCAAAGACTCTTGATTGATTATGATTGTTTGCCACAAGCTTTTCTTGCCAGGACGAGGACTAGCGAAAATTTGCCaaaaagcttttaaagttGCCAGCATCGTCATATCCCACTCCTTCTCCGCCCCCTCCCCATGGAGTATGTCAAACCCCGCCCCCGCCCCTTTCGCTTGGATGGGTGCACAAACAAAAACTGCAATAGCGGATGCACATAGCGTCAATCCCTGGCAGCCAGAAAGTAAACATTTGATCGGGGCCCTCCCTGCACCAGGCACCGAACACACTTCCTTTTTATCCGTTTTCAACACTGAGAGAAATTCATAACTCAATCTGCTTTATACTGTTTGTTCTTTGTAGACTTATGATATTACCAATAGAAACGTTTAGGTTGATTTCTTGAtatacaatatttttgtaattcatggtatttttatattaaatgaaTATATTCATGTGTAGAGTGGGCCATTAAGgccgatttctcaatgtcatgttaaAGTTCTAGTTTGTTAACTATCGCAGAATAATAAATGAGGTTAAATTGTTCGGACAGACAGGTGAGTGTTAATTTACGAATGACAATTATTTTCCAAACCTGAAAAAGAAATACTTTTTGTTGTCAGATTCGTTTTATTGACCAACAAATTTAACCAGAACTTAACCTCTACTTAAAAGTTTGATTCCCATAAACCCTAACTTTAAATTGAGAAATTAAATTCATCCGAAACACAAATTTAACTAAAAGACAATAGTTATTGTGACTTTAAGAAATAAGGCCTTAGGGGAAAAATCAGAAACCATAATATAGATCATTAATATAGAAACTCAAGTgatttaaacattttcttttatGTACTCAAAAGTCGATCCCTAGCAGCGAACAGCGAACATTTCTGGGCATTCACCGAGCAGTACCCACATCCACATCGCAGCACAAAAGGTGCAGGAGATAAGATTAACGCAACAGTTTTGGCAGTCCAAAAATTCCAGTGGGTGGCGCCGGGGCTTTGGTTTGTCCGTGGCACCCGGATTGTGGAATCCTTCGAGGCGACAGCCCACCGCAACTCGAATCCGCACATAGACACACGCTGCGTTGGTGGTCACAGAACCAGACGCCCACAAAAATCGCCAAATTGAAACATAACAAAAGCCGGAAAAGGCGTTCGTGTCCCTTCTGCCGCCCGGGAAAATCCTCTGAAAACTCTTGATGCCCGGGAAAAAAAAATGCGTGTGGGCGGGAAATCGATTTATGAGTTGCCAAAAAATTATCCCGCCAGCCCACGGCacggtttttgtattttgtttcgGTCCCATTCCCGAAAATCTTTTGAACCGCGCCAACTTTGCTCTTAAATTCGGTTCGTCGGTCGTTTGTGGTCATGTCGCCAACAGCTTCGGgggaaatttaattcaaatagAAGAAAGGCAAGTCTGCTGTGAAAAAGGCGAAAATTGATGGAATACTTTTAGGAACTCGCCAAAGAAGTGAGCGAGAAAAAGTGTTGCATTCTTTTGGGATTCGCTTTCGAAAAGCCAATGACCAAAGAATGTGTGGGGGGAAGATTTCCCAAAAGACACTGCAGACCAATAAGCAAACTGCTCTAATTGCCAAGTTCTTtgactttattatttttttatgtttgctttttataataaaagttgAGAGTAAACTTTAAGTGTTGAATAAACTACTCTTAAACACCTTTCTGGGCTATGACATATGTACTCAAAAGATTTGTTGTGTTGTTTTAAACGAATTTATAGTTGTATGCTTCAAAGAACCAAATTTAAGATTTgaagatatatatttatattaaaattttgatctGCTTCAtttagaaattttaattttgtcgTATCtgtagttttttataaatcttGCTTTAGCGAAACTATAATATCTATAACCGGAATCTTGATAAATTCTATAATTGGTTAAAAGTTTACATTCTTAAAGGAAGGGAGACTTCTGGTTAAACAGGCGTTTCTTGACAGTGACAAGCAAAGGAGCGCCCACCTTAAGTCCCAGAAGGAGCTTAATTAATTGAGCGAAATTAGGCGGAAGACGGAGAAGCCCTTCACAAAGAGTTTGTTAGTCGCCCAGGCCATCCCCACCCACCAACTATCATCAGCATCAGAAGTAGCATCAGTACGGGCATTAGCATTACCATCaccaagttaattacgctccCAAACATACACTTAGCTACCCAGATACAACTACAGAGTGTGCACTGAGACAAAGCCACGAAACTAAATTCAAGAATAAAATGTTGGAGTCATATTTTAAATCAATTGATTTTCTCGAACATATAAATAGTAGTAATGGTAATTTCCAATTAATTATGCAATCTGTCACAGAACGCGTATGGGCGTTATCGCACTTTTTCGAATGAAATAAGGCCCATGTGACTTGTTTCTCTGGGCGTATCGCATGTACCCGGTAATAAAAtcttaattttctttttcttggACTTCTTCTTCTTTTGTTAAGGACTTTAATTGATTGATTGAAGAGTTttccattatttatttttgactttttcatagatttttctctcagtgcattAGATGGGGACAGCTATTAGCACTAACCTTCTTCGGCGGCCTTCTCCTTCTCCTTGCGACGCTGCAGCACGACCTTCTTGAAGACAACCGCCGCGGCCTCCACTGCATTCTGCAGCTCCTGTTCGCCCAAAGTGCTGGTGTGGGTGGCCTCCTaatgggaaaataaaaaagttttaccCTTTAAGCCTACTTGTCTCCGGGCCTTTTATGTTCAACTCACCGCCGAGATGTTTGGGTCGccctgttgctgttgctgttgctgctccTTGTTGGCCGAGGACTCGAGGGATTTGCCGTTGACCGGCTGCTCCGCTCCAGATCCTTGGCCCTGGGAATCCCCCTGGGGATTCGGCGGATTCTGATTCTCCTCTTGGCCGGCGGCTGATGCTACTGAGGCGACAggaatttctgtttttttcaGGCGCATGGCTAAATCAGAGTTTCTATGCATAAGCTGTTGATGGAAGGAGTAAATGTGCTGGGGCGTGCTACCTGTGGGGGCGGTTAACGGGAAGGGGTGCAAAGCGTTCATCAATCGGGTGCCGGAACAAGCGCAGCTACTCAAGGTTCTACCAGGGACCGCAAGAATTCATTAATCAATTAATTATCTAATTGGCCGTAAATACAGAGTTACTTATGCGCAGGCAGACACTACTTTGGGCAGCTAAGGATGGGGCAACTATTTCTTTAAAGATATGTTTTTTAGGATTACTattttgcattaaaatttGACTGTCAGTTTACTAATGATTGAAGCCTGTtatcattattttattgtaaatgGTTTGATGTAGCATGATAACGATAAATAGCTTTTCTATAGTCATGATTATACAGCGATTTTTTAAAAgagtatattatttatatcttAGACTTCATTATATTTCACCTATTTAAACGTAATAATTTGTATAGTCATTTTCtatagaaatataaaaaatacagAACTAAAAGCAATATATTTagcaatgaaaataaaatataataactatATCAAGTCGAAGCTAGTTTTAAGTTATTTTTAGTTGTGGTAAAGTAAAGCAAGGGAGTTTCTtgataattttttgtttttgctagCAATACGTGTGCAATTAATATTTACTACATAATATATACTAACtacatttgttttattttaatttgtttgtaatgtataaatattaaatatgtttttctaGACAATGATCGTGTATGTTATGAATCAAAACTGGTGAAGATTGGTGAAGATAAATGATGGGTGCTTGATAACAAACTGGTAATAATTGCGGTCCCTGGGTTCTACGGATGCGTGGACGCAGAATGCAACCATAGCTACTATCAAAACTGAAGTATCTTCGGAACTTACCCTCCTCAGCCTCCCCAATTCCAGTGCGACTGTTGCGGCGTCTCGCCTGGGGAATCTTGGAGGTGCCCCTCGTTTTGTCCAGGATATCAGCCAAGGGTCGTGGGCTGGGTATCTTAGATATCTCCGTTTTCTTCGTGGGCTGTTTAAAAGTGTTATATtcattaataatatatatgcTTTATGGTATTACGATTTATTTTGCAAGTCCTAGGAGCCAACCCACCTGCGTGTCTTTTTCGGGATGCGAAAAGGATCGTCGTGTGACCGGTTTGGGAGTGGTCTTGGCACCCGAATCCTCTGAAACGGAGCGCATCTGCTCGGGCTTTCTTCTCTCGGCGGCGTGACTATCGGAGGCACCTCCACTACTGGAGGCACCTTCGTTGCCGGAACCCTTGCC
This region of Drosophila subpulchrella strain 33 F10 #4 breed RU33 unplaced genomic scaffold, RU_Dsub_v1.1 Primary Assembly Seq354, whole genome shotgun sequence genomic DNA includes:
- the LOC119559976 gene encoding uncharacterized protein LOC119559976 isoform X3 encodes the protein MSSGRSARLPATPTQTANNKHRAAAAAAAAAAAAAAAASVASGEPNSNSMLQYGGSNVQVPTTATTASSSSGMGMGVVGGGGVGMGSMGGGMNMGMGMVGGMGMVMGGGGGGGMAPYSLHASTMGSSCESSVERIPVDTIDALGPELAVATSQVLENLSENERKMIIEVLNRDESVRQRDATRMMLLRAELYALRRKGAAKVVGGVQPLDATQQQPQTTMQPNQQQQQLEQHNNHNAHTSDPSRHCARCTTELGRITNRGAPCRVCKLRVCKACREFTSRTTDWVCVVCHKQMELQSASGEWLKDAYTLGSCSAVDHLTTSDVLRKSIRRSWTISNPEDDPNNPNSQQPVADNLYPQQQHLIEAQSAGSYPTLHQHHPQHHLPPQPRPTHGIGYGSGTATPTTSSKWQLGRRVLRQSTLPSSLNNDPALSGSGGNLANYNSVNLTAPTSPHQLQKSPLYPSAYNSDDVIHMNTMPGMGMGVGVTVGDCDNYAQQQQQQQQPQLEVTPTHHRLQVRRQSTLPAQPTPAIYMSTSPNRLYSRSPERSPGEQQRYPPFMRQTSFPEPPSTYHRTKLLPSTGAPSSAAAAPPPLNYESQASSMASDDQDVGPMPKPRMTRQATLPNPEQHVKLLPTSPPKRQTSPQFRRSPEFMRQQTLPNPEAFSSGNTLTVHSTPPAKFMPISPRAKQNFLFPSVPNPRQFLSQPHVPAVGGTDLGSGGSVASTGGPSGGEQYSSSQSVNIHHSRDPHAKMIKVRSHSNEEYSNTKAHPENRRLLPEIPTTVQRPGGRSPSRLVRQDCLKEERTFGEAKQQFHQFPDVTEELDNRPEYVDYFGDSATSFLESDEVQYERNYNAGFSSEPRIIYNNGSDDGSYQNSSQRPIYSAENVLADSGYGGGAGVGLGASGGSGGVPTYYPDMGTPQGFYGGAALPRTPLMHNRLRRRQSRELQMQQEELAQLSQVSDASGKGSGNEGASSSGGASDSHAAERRKPEQMRSVSEDSGAKTTPKPVTRRSFSHPEKDTQPTKKTEISKIPSPRPLADILDKTRGTSKIPQARRRNSRTGIGEAEEASAAGQEENQNPPNPQGDSQGQGSGAEQPVNGKSLESSANKEQQQQQQQGDPNISAEATHTSTLGEQELQNAVEAAAVVFKKVVLQRRKEKEKAAEEGVQQQQLSVVSGDTGGLGGGDAMETSSSSELDFRCSTQHGRQQQQSQYSVEADEFKLVFLNSDSSSSCHGEEEEEEEEEEDDTDSSCSTHHCHSIVSNVEDCDWDYFEPSMISTTTTTTTTMIAYSTARATPTPPPRVRRQSSDSDSPLVQRRTQPLRSTYCPRIRESDTGTDEEFVLNTESSSQTSSDQTPPPVPPPPHPLSMKTRIKTRFLKNHHHHSHNRCSCNPNQQQQQQPQYVPIPVPVPIPVPMAAYPNWPDAAGNPLLEQDEQLAASLQQLWKAAGHQQQFAAIVAAYSQQFAAASSNMFDATPPVTSKSYQQLPTTPPPMMPQRLRGLGLGGFKSSAPELSASLGSLMTQSLCSTISSSSSSSTSGYGTAGRSLETLASPKRAANSMQQQQQQQQQQYQQQQQQQQQMASNAFKPKPTSLVASRSPTGEQPETSNARRGSSSSSNNSESDDSNTKSSSNTKINNSNNNNNATPTTGRLCNVYDKTGTLPVPAVQAHVASIDKSPAAAAAAAAAAISTATPATSTKGSALRVASKYQSRNLCETQPGATTQTYLASKNSHEEVETNIHKNQVPTAAAAAAATTTATQTQTATRAAAPAVITRFGGLAVENAVGNVAKSGCPNPNTNPRPRAQHPEHIDQRLAAAAEIAKNLSSNRLIEHIKMSDEASASPSVSVSAHLQSESYAASSPDEASSNSSQEEGDREENLDPEREQEQPKPRKTTQRSYNVAEMMEEQQDPVVLPEEQRHHSTTSDSSSSSSSSNSSSSSESCDSDDTGTVRDRRPKRRRFNKVFIVNRQPGARVRRSSSTEGDSLSSSEANLEDSSDNDTDTERTDCGIVLNYVKPLEEEAKKAEEEVDAPAARDCQSSDEEEEDDDESERRVANSSDELANCIVVVGGQTDDASAGVVLQHMRSLPDEGDDQQLERCHSQVMESSDALAACDELHSISNDVNRLLELHKQNSQLEMKLQRLRQGVAEINEDLQLSKGDSSAGGNGTHVAATHSGSPGKPDECSPSRKSPSNELGLTCWPEQVNEKAEAKAKANSDEQSGRTAEQTEHTEQRVGTCSQACKINDNNSDYSLDSLSATPASLGCPPEQVEESILELLPAKVAREQRQYHRFEAKPESLESPVENEMLNVAVAPRSALLSGNNNTTNNNDNSYKENTSNNNNSELGHNNNDAFAAQKKTWNSGSSDVVSVNSNVSGENECDYDKIFGSHQQNTPSATASSVGAAAASAAAATPDTPATLPSELASPKNSLSAKYRSLVMITKDNESAAGDYEMANSSSNSSNSSNIHHSNTSNKGPSSSNSFGQNFAGDSFRALELVSSDRESYSVDSLNDAPAVPEISVEDGLADDDSWVEELSQRGEDEDEELSNATTTPTATDSEDADGEIEGGARRHGYLDREEELRGYNRSAIDFTLHTIVEESCEESEVASMRADNEDAEMEDEDLAERRRQRTLQHHHRLSASELEKYFFFGLGDGRVMSSIDTRGDDTASEVSSECSESLDSLPHEDQLLDTSGASDLASSRLEKYFLSGFMGFNSSDKQAESDESGGSVGSDSEGHPSPSQRRKRLVRARGTPRSHNSSLDNLLLPETDTLDATVTSAGGSAAATVEDTSESEAGCDDTVIHLANAGASDGSSSDTIKRKKQLRKRHDSLDEKKLHDLEPSECRTPTPGGGGGGNQVQMQSQAKKQQQQHHHSRDSGFVGSNDDLLKAAPDCEPPKSPTPALEQISEDREPAHSQISLAKMDLPSTSAAAAASTPLTSQLRNLTLPNLVRKDSFNNWSSDEETNLMMSKMRQFFKTLIVATANAQQSKPTTPNQGQVQSTTPSSQRRLAKSRPAQLAYFENELTRLMKTVPGINDEQVREIVEYLSSEDTWSDSYDSSDYTSSDLEGGERKGQLKAQISASCQQIINKFEIDEEGDRGDGGLLDESQSVPMEALVYQKLVASFSKVAAGGEPEIEAAQEVEVEEEAEPSTERSPQLFAKVMQHIGTRLVALMHEVSSGNETPTPSPQGQRHHRRLQAKISATTTEDEDEVEEQLRAMPIKQLKLRSRSHDLLLDGSTPHSHMHLHQATVHHPGISGATGVGGTGSGGGSTGIPGHSETASEECGVASDYERFSWRGSFESALLANGDSRTRLSQLSQLDRDNSSSASALAVAKRRSAGDLLFSQHQVSLSREQLDRVRSCGSIGGGDAHHHQLEASPAKPWLSSAGSSLGGDSTKDVRRSSVPDAIYETDSSDEAASNQFGGARSTLPRSLNSGQVVASTNSLPRLPTTGVGGAPITSTPKTKSQSALNHTPSNLSTVSATGSAKSARYRSPGLAARAAAVSGAGGASGSGVGANSGSTGSKKLGAGFQFLYSKRDARKRLNMSAEEAKVAAEELTRSPVIGQRQTDGTGSPIQSRASSETWPTQSDEDIDRLVAMHQNRSSLSSLGVRSESMASVYSGAGEGRYGTVVVKGQVEFAMQYNYKLSALEVHVVRCKDLAAVDAKRNRSDPYVKVYLLPDKSKAGKRKTKVKKHTLNPIFDETMRFHTPISSLESRTLWLTVWHSDMFGRNDFLGEVSVNLQGRLFDNPQSQWYLLQERSEPFDEVATYRGDIVVGLKYIPPENIKSSFFSRGSSITGSSSNLRKFGGSIKSVTSKSDRTSKGGQLHVLVKEAKHLSPIKANGTCDAFCKSYLLPDRTRSSKQKTPVVKRTLHPSWNYTFVYEDVSLEELSERALELTVWDHDRLASNEFVGGIRFSLGTGRSYGRQVEWMDATGKELSLWQNMLDRPNFWVEGSLVLRSSLDGIRANLP